ACGACGCCTACAACTGGATCAAGGCCGGGCGCAATAGAGGGAGATCGGCGCTCGTGATCGCGACCGACACCGCGCTGTACGCGCGAAACGACCCCGGCGAGGCCACGCAGGGGGCCGGCGCCGTGGCGATGCTCATCTCCGAGGATCCCGATCTGGTCACCCTCTCGACCGAGCAGGGCTACGGAAGCGCCGACGAGACGGACTTCCTGAAGCCCAACCAGCAGTTCCCCTCGGTCGACGGCAAGCGCTCCGTGCAGGTGTATCTCGCCCGGATGCGCGAGGCCCTGGAGGACTTCGAGAGCGTCGCCGGGCGCACCCACACCGACGACTTCGCGTACATCCCGTTCCACACGCCGTTCCCGGGCATGGTCCGGAAGGCCGCCCTCTTCGGCTACCGTCACATGATACGGGACACGCAGAGGGAGGACGAACTGGCCGAGGAGATCGGCCGCCAGCCCAGAGAGGAGGCCTTCGAGGACGAGGCGGCCTTCGAGGACGCCCTGCGGGAGTACATGGACGGCCTGAAGCGCACCGACGCCTATCAGGAGTGGTACGCTCGGATCGTCGATCCAACGCTCACCATCTCGCGCAACGTGGGCAACTGGTACACCGGATCGGTCCACCTCGCGCGCGCGAGCGCGCTCAGAACCGCCTTCGAGGAGGGGCGCGATCTGTCGGGCGAGCGCCTGCTCGTCGGCTCGTACGGCAGCGGCGCGCAGGCCGAGATCCACGCCGAGACCGTCCAGCCCGGGTGGGAGGAGAAGATCGCGGACCTCACGATCGACGAGGGGATCGAGCGCCGCTACGACCTCTCCTACGAGGAGTACGAGCGAGTCCACGACGTCCACAACCACGACGTCGAGAGCGACGTCGACGGGGACGTCGAGGAGTTCACGGCCCCCGAATCGGAGTTCGTGTTCGACGGCTGGGGCCGGATGGGCGAGCGCAAGTATCGGTTCGTTGAGTGAAAGTCGGTTTTTTGGTGCAGATTTTTGCGCGAGTGAACGGAGTGAGCGAGCGGAAAACGGTGTGAGCCGAACGTACCGGTTCGTCGAGTGGACCGTCAGAACAGGGGCTCGTTCTCGCCCCGGGCGATCTCGTAGCCGAGCGCGTTCGAGAGGATCGTGTGGCCGAGCGTCGAGACGCTGT
The DNA window shown above is from Halalkalicoccus sp. NIPERK01 and carries:
- the hmgB gene encoding hydroxymethylglutaryl-CoA synthase, translating into MTEVGIDAIEIWTGKLKLDLPNTFAPAKGEDPEKYTKGLGLNASSFPDTYEDIVTMGANAAHRLMEHEGLEPEDIGRIDVATESSFDNSKPVSTYIAGCLEEVFEGEFSHANKGERKFACLAGTQSIDDAYNWIKAGRNRGRSALVIATDTALYARNDPGEATQGAGAVAMLISEDPDLVTLSTEQGYGSADETDFLKPNQQFPSVDGKRSVQVYLARMREALEDFESVAGRTHTDDFAYIPFHTPFPGMVRKAALFGYRHMIRDTQREDELAEEIGRQPREEAFEDEAAFEDALREYMDGLKRTDAYQEWYARIVDPTLTISRNVGNWYTGSVHLARASALRTAFEEGRDLSGERLLVGSYGSGAQAEIHAETVQPGWEEKIADLTIDEGIERRYDLSYEEYERVHDVHNHDVESDVDGDVEEFTAPESEFVFDGWGRMGERKYRFVE